Proteins from a single region of Tachysurus vachellii isolate PV-2020 chromosome 15, HZAU_Pvac_v1, whole genome shotgun sequence:
- the rwdd2b gene encoding RWD domain-containing protein 2B, protein MAQSRTEHAEAQLAELELLLSMFPGQDELEVDQVAHAELRSYVEGTVDCSPNTRPELCIKIRTHTGVDVSLSCTYPSDYPAVLPEIVVRCGELSRTQHACLVSGLRSYLRESCMGEVCVLSAVNWLRDQTHVYLEQDDNNDDDGAKGTVETPRGETFTRLWIYSHHIYNKSKRKNILEWAKELQLTGFSMPGKPGVVCVEGLQAACEEFWARVKVLTWKRIMIRHREDVPLDLVTQNPKSLRRFDGFEEASFDPHGNRGNHMDLGQLFQFLSDRGCAQIFQLYFGVEGR, encoded by the exons ATGGCTCAGAGTCGGACCGAGCACGCAGAGGCTCAGCTGGCTGAGCTGGAGCTGCTGTTGAGTATGTTTCCCGGTCAGGACGAGCTGGAGGTGGATCAGGTGGCACATGCAGAGCTGAGATCTTATGTAGAAGGAACAGTGGACTGTTCACCAAACACCAGACCTGAACTGTGCATCAAGATCCGGACACACACAGGG GTAGACGTTTCACTCTCATGCACGTACCCGTCTGACTATCCAGCAGTGCTGCCCGAGATCGTAGTCAG GTGTGGTGAGTTGAGTCGGACGCAACACGCCTGCCTCGTCTCCGGGCTTCGCTCGTACCTGCGCGAGAGCTGCatgggtgaagtgtgtgtgctgtccgCCGTCAATTGGCTCAGAGATCAGACACACGTATACCTCGAGCAGGACGATAACAACGATGACGATGGTGCGAAAGGAACAGTGGAAACGCCGCGTGGAGAAACCTTCACCAGGCTGTGGATCTACAGCCATCACATCTacaacaaaagcaaaagaaagaacatcCTAGAGTGGGCCAAAGAGCTGCAGCTGACCGGCTTCAGTATGCCAGGGAAGCCGGGGgtcgtgtgtgtggagggtcTACAGGCTGCCTGTGAGGAATTCTGGGCCAG GGTAAAGGTCCTGACCTGGAAACGCATCATGATCCGTCACAGAGAGGACGTCCCGCTGGACTTAGTCACTCAGAACCCAAAGTCTCTGCGAAGGTTCGATGGCTTTGAGGAGGCCTCGTTCGATCCTCATGGGAACAGGGGGAACCACATGGACCTCGGGCAGCTCTTCCAGTTCCTCAGCGATCGAGGTTGTGCACAAATCTTCCAGCTATACTTCGGAGTTGAAGGGAGATGA
- the usp16 gene encoding ubiquitin carboxyl-terminal hydrolase 16 isoform X1, with protein sequence MGKKRAKARGKDPEEDLDSSADLIGVKCTHIRKGTDPSWLRKTSIDESWDVCEECETCERKKESIDKDAQEMSTIWMCLKCGHRGCGRFSENQHAIKHYETPRSEQHCLVLSLDNWSVWCYICDDDVSYSSTGQLAQLISNIKKQMQDESRHKAVTRSKCHSDLMYRAEAEEEKNTSSETVQENEAEKEQENKEEQKENKKCVKQNDQEAQSRTVPVRGLSNLGNTCFFNAVMQNLSQTLLLREQLGDFRDEEKSVLITPSSSSQLDPLQVQLPRPGSLTLAMCQLLNEIQVTRKGVVTPCELFTQVCKKAARFKSFQQQDSQELLRYLLDGMEAEENIRVTCGILNALKSSGKTSEPEQKKLVKEYKSNGVTKSFVERVFGGELTSTLMCTDCKTVSMVTEVFLDLSLPVANEAYRKKKVGGQQKKSESTESLPSVETPLTNGDEDMPTGAGSKYQQKKAKKQAKKQAKTQRRQQKQSTKFTLDLLTNQSEDADSPEASSLSTGEQQKAETESGAEELMTPANEEREEEDEEGESEAPNSSSNRFISLSDQGTGNPEVEEEDGHREATLTKSVRALSISEVEPEVESGAESEMELGTESGFVAVNADPIAAFSTLSSRAALNNSESSVESCLQEFTQVEQLTHPNSLLCVTCSQRASHGGKKKVYTEGIKQMLISSPPPVLTLHLNRFKKVGYSLCKVNRHVQFPQVLDLGPFCSTKCKGVKEGQTQLLYSLYGIVEHSGTMRSGHYTAFVKARPYTHASSGLLNVAAEEGTPLEGSWFYVSDSSVQSVTEARVQSSQAYLLFYERIS encoded by the exons ATGGGGAAGAAACGAGCCAAAGCCCGAGGCAAGGATCCCGAGGAGGACTTGGACAGCTCTGCAGACCTGATAG gTGTGAAGTGTACGCACATCCGTAAAGGAACGGACCCGAGCTGGCTGAGGAAGACGAGCATAGACGAGAGCTGGGACGTGTGCGAAGAGTGTGAGACGTGCGAGCGGAAGAAAGAGTCTATTGACAAAGATGCTCAAGAAATGTCAACGATATGGATGTGTCTCAAATGTGGTCACAGA GGTTGCGGGAGGTTCTCAGAGAACCAACACGCTATTAAACACTACGAGACGCCACGTTCAGAACAGCACTGCCTGGTGCTCAGCCTGGACAACTGGAGTGTGTG GTGTTATATCTGCGATGACGACGTGTCCTACTCCAGCACAGGACAACTGGCTCAACTCATTTCCAACATCAAGAAACAAATGCAGGACGAATCCAGACACAAAGCTGTCACTAGGAGTAAGTGCCATAGTGACTTGATGTACAGAGCAG aagcagaagaagagaaaaacactTCAAGCGAGACCGTGCAGGAAAACGAGGCTGAAAAAgagcaagaaaataaagaagagcagaaagaaaacaagaagtgTGTGAAGCAAAATGACCAAGAAGCACAATCCCGCACGGTGCCTGTGCGAGGCCTCAGCAACCTCGGCAACACGTGCTTCTTCAACGCCGTAATGCAG AATCTGTCGCAGACGTTGCTGCTGCGTGAACAACTCGGTGACTTCCGGGACGAAGAAAAGAGCGTGTTGATCACACCGTCATCATCCTCACAACTA GATCCTCTTCAGGTGCAGTTACCGAGACCCGGCTCTCTCACCCTGGCCATGTGCCAGCTGCTCAATGAAATCCAGGTGACCAGAAAAGGCGTGGTGACCCCGTGCGAGCTCTTCACGCAAGTGTGTAAAAA GGCGGCAAGATTTAAAAGTTTCCAGCAGCAGGACAGTCAGGAGCTCCTGCGCTACCTGCTGGACGGAATGGAAGCCGAGGAGAACATC AGAGTAACTTGCGGAATCTTGAATGCGCTGAAAAGTTCAGGGAAAACCTCCGAGCCGGAGCAAAAGAAATTAGTAAAAG aatATAAGAGCAACGGTGTGACGAAGAGTTTTGTGGAACGTGTGTTTGGCGGAGAGTTGACCAGCACCTTGATGTGTACGGACTGTAAGACTGTTTCCATGGTTACTGAGGTGTTTCTCGATCTCTCGCTACCTGTAGCTAATGAG GCTTACAGGAAAAAGAAGGTTGGCGGTCAGCAGAAGAAGAGCGAAAGCACGGAAAGTTTGCCGAGCGTTGAGACTCCATTGACCAATGGAGATGAAGATATGCCGACGGGAGCGGGAAGCAAGTACCAGCAAAAGAAAGCTAAGAAGCAGGCGAAGAAACAGGCTAAG ACCCAGCGGCGCCAGCAAAAGCAAAGCACAAAGTTCACGCTGGAtttgctgaccaatcagagcgaaGATGCGGATTCTCCGGAAGCCTCGTCCCTGAGCACGGGCGAGCAGCAGAAAGCTGAAACCGAAAGCGGAGCCGAAGAGCTCATGACGCCTGCtaatgaagagagagaggaggaggatgaagaaggagaAAGCGAAGCACCGAATTCCTCCTCTAACAGATTCATCAGCCTATCAGACCAGGGAACAGGGAACCCGGAGGTGGAAGAGGAAGACGGCCACAGAGAGGCGACTCTAACCAAGAGCGTGAGAGCACTGTCCATCTCTGAGGTGGAGCCTGAGGTGGAGTCAGGGGCGGAGTCAGAGATGGAACTGGGGACGGAGTCAGGTTTTGTGGCGGTGAACGCAGACCCGATTGCTGCGTTCTCAACTCTGTCCAGCAGGGCGGCTCTGAACAACTCTGAGAGCTCAGTGGAGTCGTGTCTCCAAGAGTTCACACAGGTGGAGCAACTGACACACCCCAACAGCCTGCTGTGTGTGACCTGCAGCCAGAGAGCCTCACacg GTGGTAAGAAGAAGGTTTACACTGAGGGAATAAAGCAGATGCTGATCTCTTCCCCTCCTCCTGTACTCACTCTTCACCTAAACAGGTTCAagaag GTGGGTTACAGTTTGTGTAAAGTCAACAGGCATGTACAGTTTCCTCAGGTTCTGGATCTCGGTCCATTCTGTTCCACCAAATGCAAG ggagTGAAGGAAGGACAGACACAGCTCCTCTACTCTCTCTATGGTATCGTGGAGCACAGCGGCACCATGCGCTCGGGTCACTACACAGCATTCGTCAAAGCCCGACCTTACACACACGCTAGCAGCGGTTTGCTAAACGTAGCGGCAG AAGAAGGGACGCCTCTGGAAGGTTCTTGGTTCTACGTCAGTGACAGCAGCGTGCAGTCGGTCACAGAGGCTCGAGTGCAGTCGTCGCAAGCCTACCTGCTCTTCTACGAGAGGATCTCTTAA
- the usp16 gene encoding ubiquitin carboxyl-terminal hydrolase 16 isoform X2, giving the protein MGKKRAKARGKDPEEDLDSSADLIGVKCTHIRKGTDPSWLRKTSIDESWDVCEECETCERKKESIDKDAQEMSTIWMCLKCGHRGCGRFSENQHAIKHYETPRSEQHCLVLSLDNWSVWCYICDDDVSYSSTGQLAQLISNIKKQMQDESRHKAVTRSKCHSDLMYRAAEEEKNTSSETVQENEAEKEQENKEEQKENKKCVKQNDQEAQSRTVPVRGLSNLGNTCFFNAVMQNLSQTLLLREQLGDFRDEEKSVLITPSSSSQLDPLQVQLPRPGSLTLAMCQLLNEIQVTRKGVVTPCELFTQVCKKAARFKSFQQQDSQELLRYLLDGMEAEENIRVTCGILNALKSSGKTSEPEQKKLVKEYKSNGVTKSFVERVFGGELTSTLMCTDCKTVSMVTEVFLDLSLPVANEAYRKKKVGGQQKKSESTESLPSVETPLTNGDEDMPTGAGSKYQQKKAKKQAKKQAKTQRRQQKQSTKFTLDLLTNQSEDADSPEASSLSTGEQQKAETESGAEELMTPANEEREEEDEEGESEAPNSSSNRFISLSDQGTGNPEVEEEDGHREATLTKSVRALSISEVEPEVESGAESEMELGTESGFVAVNADPIAAFSTLSSRAALNNSESSVESCLQEFTQVEQLTHPNSLLCVTCSQRASHGGKKKVYTEGIKQMLISSPPPVLTLHLNRFKKVGYSLCKVNRHVQFPQVLDLGPFCSTKCKGVKEGQTQLLYSLYGIVEHSGTMRSGHYTAFVKARPYTHASSGLLNVAAEEGTPLEGSWFYVSDSSVQSVTEARVQSSQAYLLFYERIS; this is encoded by the exons ATGGGGAAGAAACGAGCCAAAGCCCGAGGCAAGGATCCCGAGGAGGACTTGGACAGCTCTGCAGACCTGATAG gTGTGAAGTGTACGCACATCCGTAAAGGAACGGACCCGAGCTGGCTGAGGAAGACGAGCATAGACGAGAGCTGGGACGTGTGCGAAGAGTGTGAGACGTGCGAGCGGAAGAAAGAGTCTATTGACAAAGATGCTCAAGAAATGTCAACGATATGGATGTGTCTCAAATGTGGTCACAGA GGTTGCGGGAGGTTCTCAGAGAACCAACACGCTATTAAACACTACGAGACGCCACGTTCAGAACAGCACTGCCTGGTGCTCAGCCTGGACAACTGGAGTGTGTG GTGTTATATCTGCGATGACGACGTGTCCTACTCCAGCACAGGACAACTGGCTCAACTCATTTCCAACATCAAGAAACAAATGCAGGACGAATCCAGACACAAAGCTGTCACTAGGAGTAAGTGCCATAGTGACTTGATGTACAGAGCAG cagaagaagagaaaaacactTCAAGCGAGACCGTGCAGGAAAACGAGGCTGAAAAAgagcaagaaaataaagaagagcagaaagaaaacaagaagtgTGTGAAGCAAAATGACCAAGAAGCACAATCCCGCACGGTGCCTGTGCGAGGCCTCAGCAACCTCGGCAACACGTGCTTCTTCAACGCCGTAATGCAG AATCTGTCGCAGACGTTGCTGCTGCGTGAACAACTCGGTGACTTCCGGGACGAAGAAAAGAGCGTGTTGATCACACCGTCATCATCCTCACAACTA GATCCTCTTCAGGTGCAGTTACCGAGACCCGGCTCTCTCACCCTGGCCATGTGCCAGCTGCTCAATGAAATCCAGGTGACCAGAAAAGGCGTGGTGACCCCGTGCGAGCTCTTCACGCAAGTGTGTAAAAA GGCGGCAAGATTTAAAAGTTTCCAGCAGCAGGACAGTCAGGAGCTCCTGCGCTACCTGCTGGACGGAATGGAAGCCGAGGAGAACATC AGAGTAACTTGCGGAATCTTGAATGCGCTGAAAAGTTCAGGGAAAACCTCCGAGCCGGAGCAAAAGAAATTAGTAAAAG aatATAAGAGCAACGGTGTGACGAAGAGTTTTGTGGAACGTGTGTTTGGCGGAGAGTTGACCAGCACCTTGATGTGTACGGACTGTAAGACTGTTTCCATGGTTACTGAGGTGTTTCTCGATCTCTCGCTACCTGTAGCTAATGAG GCTTACAGGAAAAAGAAGGTTGGCGGTCAGCAGAAGAAGAGCGAAAGCACGGAAAGTTTGCCGAGCGTTGAGACTCCATTGACCAATGGAGATGAAGATATGCCGACGGGAGCGGGAAGCAAGTACCAGCAAAAGAAAGCTAAGAAGCAGGCGAAGAAACAGGCTAAG ACCCAGCGGCGCCAGCAAAAGCAAAGCACAAAGTTCACGCTGGAtttgctgaccaatcagagcgaaGATGCGGATTCTCCGGAAGCCTCGTCCCTGAGCACGGGCGAGCAGCAGAAAGCTGAAACCGAAAGCGGAGCCGAAGAGCTCATGACGCCTGCtaatgaagagagagaggaggaggatgaagaaggagaAAGCGAAGCACCGAATTCCTCCTCTAACAGATTCATCAGCCTATCAGACCAGGGAACAGGGAACCCGGAGGTGGAAGAGGAAGACGGCCACAGAGAGGCGACTCTAACCAAGAGCGTGAGAGCACTGTCCATCTCTGAGGTGGAGCCTGAGGTGGAGTCAGGGGCGGAGTCAGAGATGGAACTGGGGACGGAGTCAGGTTTTGTGGCGGTGAACGCAGACCCGATTGCTGCGTTCTCAACTCTGTCCAGCAGGGCGGCTCTGAACAACTCTGAGAGCTCAGTGGAGTCGTGTCTCCAAGAGTTCACACAGGTGGAGCAACTGACACACCCCAACAGCCTGCTGTGTGTGACCTGCAGCCAGAGAGCCTCACacg GTGGTAAGAAGAAGGTTTACACTGAGGGAATAAAGCAGATGCTGATCTCTTCCCCTCCTCCTGTACTCACTCTTCACCTAAACAGGTTCAagaag GTGGGTTACAGTTTGTGTAAAGTCAACAGGCATGTACAGTTTCCTCAGGTTCTGGATCTCGGTCCATTCTGTTCCACCAAATGCAAG ggagTGAAGGAAGGACAGACACAGCTCCTCTACTCTCTCTATGGTATCGTGGAGCACAGCGGCACCATGCGCTCGGGTCACTACACAGCATTCGTCAAAGCCCGACCTTACACACACGCTAGCAGCGGTTTGCTAAACGTAGCGGCAG AAGAAGGGACGCCTCTGGAAGGTTCTTGGTTCTACGTCAGTGACAGCAGCGTGCAGTCGGTCACAGAGGCTCGAGTGCAGTCGTCGCAAGCCTACCTGCTCTTCTACGAGAGGATCTCTTAA
- the usp16 gene encoding ubiquitin carboxyl-terminal hydrolase 16 isoform X3: MGKKRAKARGKDPEEDLDSSADLIGVKCTHIRKGTDPSWLRKTSIDESWDVCEECETCERKKESIDKDAQEMSTIWMCLKCGHRGCGRFSENQHAIKHYETPRSEQHCLVLSLDNWSVWCYICDDDVSYSSTGQLAQLISNIKKQMQDESRHKAVTRKAEEEKNTSSETVQENEAEKEQENKEEQKENKKCVKQNDQEAQSRTVPVRGLSNLGNTCFFNAVMQNLSQTLLLREQLGDFRDEEKSVLITPSSSSQLDPLQVQLPRPGSLTLAMCQLLNEIQVTRKGVVTPCELFTQVCKKAARFKSFQQQDSQELLRYLLDGMEAEENIRVTCGILNALKSSGKTSEPEQKKLVKEYKSNGVTKSFVERVFGGELTSTLMCTDCKTVSMVTEVFLDLSLPVANEAYRKKKVGGQQKKSESTESLPSVETPLTNGDEDMPTGAGSKYQQKKAKKQAKKQAKTQRRQQKQSTKFTLDLLTNQSEDADSPEASSLSTGEQQKAETESGAEELMTPANEEREEEDEEGESEAPNSSSNRFISLSDQGTGNPEVEEEDGHREATLTKSVRALSISEVEPEVESGAESEMELGTESGFVAVNADPIAAFSTLSSRAALNNSESSVESCLQEFTQVEQLTHPNSLLCVTCSQRASHGGKKKVYTEGIKQMLISSPPPVLTLHLNRFKKVGYSLCKVNRHVQFPQVLDLGPFCSTKCKGVKEGQTQLLYSLYGIVEHSGTMRSGHYTAFVKARPYTHASSGLLNVAAEEGTPLEGSWFYVSDSSVQSVTEARVQSSQAYLLFYERIS; encoded by the exons ATGGGGAAGAAACGAGCCAAAGCCCGAGGCAAGGATCCCGAGGAGGACTTGGACAGCTCTGCAGACCTGATAG gTGTGAAGTGTACGCACATCCGTAAAGGAACGGACCCGAGCTGGCTGAGGAAGACGAGCATAGACGAGAGCTGGGACGTGTGCGAAGAGTGTGAGACGTGCGAGCGGAAGAAAGAGTCTATTGACAAAGATGCTCAAGAAATGTCAACGATATGGATGTGTCTCAAATGTGGTCACAGA GGTTGCGGGAGGTTCTCAGAGAACCAACACGCTATTAAACACTACGAGACGCCACGTTCAGAACAGCACTGCCTGGTGCTCAGCCTGGACAACTGGAGTGTGTG GTGTTATATCTGCGATGACGACGTGTCCTACTCCAGCACAGGACAACTGGCTCAACTCATTTCCAACATCAAGAAACAAATGCAGGACGAATCCAGACACAAAGCTGTCACTAGGA aagcagaagaagagaaaaacactTCAAGCGAGACCGTGCAGGAAAACGAGGCTGAAAAAgagcaagaaaataaagaagagcagaaagaaaacaagaagtgTGTGAAGCAAAATGACCAAGAAGCACAATCCCGCACGGTGCCTGTGCGAGGCCTCAGCAACCTCGGCAACACGTGCTTCTTCAACGCCGTAATGCAG AATCTGTCGCAGACGTTGCTGCTGCGTGAACAACTCGGTGACTTCCGGGACGAAGAAAAGAGCGTGTTGATCACACCGTCATCATCCTCACAACTA GATCCTCTTCAGGTGCAGTTACCGAGACCCGGCTCTCTCACCCTGGCCATGTGCCAGCTGCTCAATGAAATCCAGGTGACCAGAAAAGGCGTGGTGACCCCGTGCGAGCTCTTCACGCAAGTGTGTAAAAA GGCGGCAAGATTTAAAAGTTTCCAGCAGCAGGACAGTCAGGAGCTCCTGCGCTACCTGCTGGACGGAATGGAAGCCGAGGAGAACATC AGAGTAACTTGCGGAATCTTGAATGCGCTGAAAAGTTCAGGGAAAACCTCCGAGCCGGAGCAAAAGAAATTAGTAAAAG aatATAAGAGCAACGGTGTGACGAAGAGTTTTGTGGAACGTGTGTTTGGCGGAGAGTTGACCAGCACCTTGATGTGTACGGACTGTAAGACTGTTTCCATGGTTACTGAGGTGTTTCTCGATCTCTCGCTACCTGTAGCTAATGAG GCTTACAGGAAAAAGAAGGTTGGCGGTCAGCAGAAGAAGAGCGAAAGCACGGAAAGTTTGCCGAGCGTTGAGACTCCATTGACCAATGGAGATGAAGATATGCCGACGGGAGCGGGAAGCAAGTACCAGCAAAAGAAAGCTAAGAAGCAGGCGAAGAAACAGGCTAAG ACCCAGCGGCGCCAGCAAAAGCAAAGCACAAAGTTCACGCTGGAtttgctgaccaatcagagcgaaGATGCGGATTCTCCGGAAGCCTCGTCCCTGAGCACGGGCGAGCAGCAGAAAGCTGAAACCGAAAGCGGAGCCGAAGAGCTCATGACGCCTGCtaatgaagagagagaggaggaggatgaagaaggagaAAGCGAAGCACCGAATTCCTCCTCTAACAGATTCATCAGCCTATCAGACCAGGGAACAGGGAACCCGGAGGTGGAAGAGGAAGACGGCCACAGAGAGGCGACTCTAACCAAGAGCGTGAGAGCACTGTCCATCTCTGAGGTGGAGCCTGAGGTGGAGTCAGGGGCGGAGTCAGAGATGGAACTGGGGACGGAGTCAGGTTTTGTGGCGGTGAACGCAGACCCGATTGCTGCGTTCTCAACTCTGTCCAGCAGGGCGGCTCTGAACAACTCTGAGAGCTCAGTGGAGTCGTGTCTCCAAGAGTTCACACAGGTGGAGCAACTGACACACCCCAACAGCCTGCTGTGTGTGACCTGCAGCCAGAGAGCCTCACacg GTGGTAAGAAGAAGGTTTACACTGAGGGAATAAAGCAGATGCTGATCTCTTCCCCTCCTCCTGTACTCACTCTTCACCTAAACAGGTTCAagaag GTGGGTTACAGTTTGTGTAAAGTCAACAGGCATGTACAGTTTCCTCAGGTTCTGGATCTCGGTCCATTCTGTTCCACCAAATGCAAG ggagTGAAGGAAGGACAGACACAGCTCCTCTACTCTCTCTATGGTATCGTGGAGCACAGCGGCACCATGCGCTCGGGTCACTACACAGCATTCGTCAAAGCCCGACCTTACACACACGCTAGCAGCGGTTTGCTAAACGTAGCGGCAG AAGAAGGGACGCCTCTGGAAGGTTCTTGGTTCTACGTCAGTGACAGCAGCGTGCAGTCGGTCACAGAGGCTCGAGTGCAGTCGTCGCAAGCCTACCTGCTCTTCTACGAGAGGATCTCTTAA
- the usp16 gene encoding ubiquitin carboxyl-terminal hydrolase 16 isoform X4: MGKKRAKARGKDPEEDLDSSADLIGVKCTHIRKGTDPSWLRKTSIDESWDVCEECETCERKKESIDKDAQEMSTIWMCLKCGHRGCGRFSENQHAIKHYETPRSEQHCLVLSLDNWSVWCYICDDDVSYSSTGQLAQLISNIKKQMQDESRHKAVTRTEEEKNTSSETVQENEAEKEQENKEEQKENKKCVKQNDQEAQSRTVPVRGLSNLGNTCFFNAVMQNLSQTLLLREQLGDFRDEEKSVLITPSSSSQLDPLQVQLPRPGSLTLAMCQLLNEIQVTRKGVVTPCELFTQVCKKAARFKSFQQQDSQELLRYLLDGMEAEENIRVTCGILNALKSSGKTSEPEQKKLVKEYKSNGVTKSFVERVFGGELTSTLMCTDCKTVSMVTEVFLDLSLPVANEAYRKKKVGGQQKKSESTESLPSVETPLTNGDEDMPTGAGSKYQQKKAKKQAKKQAKTQRRQQKQSTKFTLDLLTNQSEDADSPEASSLSTGEQQKAETESGAEELMTPANEEREEEDEEGESEAPNSSSNRFISLSDQGTGNPEVEEEDGHREATLTKSVRALSISEVEPEVESGAESEMELGTESGFVAVNADPIAAFSTLSSRAALNNSESSVESCLQEFTQVEQLTHPNSLLCVTCSQRASHGGKKKVYTEGIKQMLISSPPPVLTLHLNRFKKVGYSLCKVNRHVQFPQVLDLGPFCSTKCKGVKEGQTQLLYSLYGIVEHSGTMRSGHYTAFVKARPYTHASSGLLNVAAEEGTPLEGSWFYVSDSSVQSVTEARVQSSQAYLLFYERIS, translated from the exons ATGGGGAAGAAACGAGCCAAAGCCCGAGGCAAGGATCCCGAGGAGGACTTGGACAGCTCTGCAGACCTGATAG gTGTGAAGTGTACGCACATCCGTAAAGGAACGGACCCGAGCTGGCTGAGGAAGACGAGCATAGACGAGAGCTGGGACGTGTGCGAAGAGTGTGAGACGTGCGAGCGGAAGAAAGAGTCTATTGACAAAGATGCTCAAGAAATGTCAACGATATGGATGTGTCTCAAATGTGGTCACAGA GGTTGCGGGAGGTTCTCAGAGAACCAACACGCTATTAAACACTACGAGACGCCACGTTCAGAACAGCACTGCCTGGTGCTCAGCCTGGACAACTGGAGTGTGTG GTGTTATATCTGCGATGACGACGTGTCCTACTCCAGCACAGGACAACTGGCTCAACTCATTTCCAACATCAAGAAACAAATGCAGGACGAATCCAGACACAAAGCTGTCACTAGGA cagaagaagagaaaaacactTCAAGCGAGACCGTGCAGGAAAACGAGGCTGAAAAAgagcaagaaaataaagaagagcagaaagaaaacaagaagtgTGTGAAGCAAAATGACCAAGAAGCACAATCCCGCACGGTGCCTGTGCGAGGCCTCAGCAACCTCGGCAACACGTGCTTCTTCAACGCCGTAATGCAG AATCTGTCGCAGACGTTGCTGCTGCGTGAACAACTCGGTGACTTCCGGGACGAAGAAAAGAGCGTGTTGATCACACCGTCATCATCCTCACAACTA GATCCTCTTCAGGTGCAGTTACCGAGACCCGGCTCTCTCACCCTGGCCATGTGCCAGCTGCTCAATGAAATCCAGGTGACCAGAAAAGGCGTGGTGACCCCGTGCGAGCTCTTCACGCAAGTGTGTAAAAA GGCGGCAAGATTTAAAAGTTTCCAGCAGCAGGACAGTCAGGAGCTCCTGCGCTACCTGCTGGACGGAATGGAAGCCGAGGAGAACATC AGAGTAACTTGCGGAATCTTGAATGCGCTGAAAAGTTCAGGGAAAACCTCCGAGCCGGAGCAAAAGAAATTAGTAAAAG aatATAAGAGCAACGGTGTGACGAAGAGTTTTGTGGAACGTGTGTTTGGCGGAGAGTTGACCAGCACCTTGATGTGTACGGACTGTAAGACTGTTTCCATGGTTACTGAGGTGTTTCTCGATCTCTCGCTACCTGTAGCTAATGAG GCTTACAGGAAAAAGAAGGTTGGCGGTCAGCAGAAGAAGAGCGAAAGCACGGAAAGTTTGCCGAGCGTTGAGACTCCATTGACCAATGGAGATGAAGATATGCCGACGGGAGCGGGAAGCAAGTACCAGCAAAAGAAAGCTAAGAAGCAGGCGAAGAAACAGGCTAAG ACCCAGCGGCGCCAGCAAAAGCAAAGCACAAAGTTCACGCTGGAtttgctgaccaatcagagcgaaGATGCGGATTCTCCGGAAGCCTCGTCCCTGAGCACGGGCGAGCAGCAGAAAGCTGAAACCGAAAGCGGAGCCGAAGAGCTCATGACGCCTGCtaatgaagagagagaggaggaggatgaagaaggagaAAGCGAAGCACCGAATTCCTCCTCTAACAGATTCATCAGCCTATCAGACCAGGGAACAGGGAACCCGGAGGTGGAAGAGGAAGACGGCCACAGAGAGGCGACTCTAACCAAGAGCGTGAGAGCACTGTCCATCTCTGAGGTGGAGCCTGAGGTGGAGTCAGGGGCGGAGTCAGAGATGGAACTGGGGACGGAGTCAGGTTTTGTGGCGGTGAACGCAGACCCGATTGCTGCGTTCTCAACTCTGTCCAGCAGGGCGGCTCTGAACAACTCTGAGAGCTCAGTGGAGTCGTGTCTCCAAGAGTTCACACAGGTGGAGCAACTGACACACCCCAACAGCCTGCTGTGTGTGACCTGCAGCCAGAGAGCCTCACacg GTGGTAAGAAGAAGGTTTACACTGAGGGAATAAAGCAGATGCTGATCTCTTCCCCTCCTCCTGTACTCACTCTTCACCTAAACAGGTTCAagaag GTGGGTTACAGTTTGTGTAAAGTCAACAGGCATGTACAGTTTCCTCAGGTTCTGGATCTCGGTCCATTCTGTTCCACCAAATGCAAG ggagTGAAGGAAGGACAGACACAGCTCCTCTACTCTCTCTATGGTATCGTGGAGCACAGCGGCACCATGCGCTCGGGTCACTACACAGCATTCGTCAAAGCCCGACCTTACACACACGCTAGCAGCGGTTTGCTAAACGTAGCGGCAG AAGAAGGGACGCCTCTGGAAGGTTCTTGGTTCTACGTCAGTGACAGCAGCGTGCAGTCGGTCACAGAGGCTCGAGTGCAGTCGTCGCAAGCCTACCTGCTCTTCTACGAGAGGATCTCTTAA